CGTAGAGGGCCTTCACCCGTCCGAAGAGCTGCGGGTTCATGCGGATGTCATCTCGCATCTTCGAGGTCATAGGAGCGACCTCTTTGGCGATGGTCTGAATGTTTTCGTTGGTGTCCGCACTCCGCCGTGTTCCGAAGACGCTCCCTACCCTCGTCATCAACAGGCCACTCCCGTCAAGCGCCACGATGGTATTTTCGAATGTCGGAGGATCGGGATTGGCTGCGATCGTCTCGACTTCGGCACCCCACTCGTCGATCGCCCTTTCGAAGGCCGGGAGAAAGTGCTCTTCCTCGATCTCGTCGAATGGCGGCACGCCGAACGGCGTAGTCCACTCCGAGAAAAACGGGTTGTCACCAGGCCCTTCGCTCGTGGCCTGTCCGCCGCAAGCGATCAGCGCCATCACGGCGCAGATCGACAGCAGAATCGAAAGTCGTTTCATGAAAAATCCCTCCAGGGAATGATGCGCCGATCGCCGGTCATCCAAGGAACGGCGACCCGGATGGGCGCATCATAACATCCTCGTTACATCGTCCATCTCAGTTATTGAATTTGACTTGCGATGGCTCGTGGATCTCGGCCCCGTCGAGCACCGCCGCGACGTCGCAACCTCTGAAATCTCCCCGTTGTGATCAGGTCTGACTCGGACTGCCCCTTCAATCCTCGACGTCCTTCGCGACTCCTTCAGCGTACTCCACGCGCCACGGAGGCAGCTCCGTTTCCCCATGCATCACGAAATGGTCCATCCATCGCATCAGCCTGCGCGAGTAATCGTCTCGCGACGCGGCCCGCCGGTTACCATGTCGCTCGCCCGGGTACCGCACGTACCGCACGGGCGTCTTTCCGATCAGCTTGAGGCCTCGGTAGAACTGCAGGCTCTGCGACGGATGTACCCGGCTGTCGGCCGTGCCGCCCGCAATCAAAAGCGGTGTCCTACATTTCTCTATGTGGTAGATCGGGCTCCGTTCGAGGCTGAACTGCCAATTGGTGTAGGGCGGGAAACGAGAGTGGACCATGATGTCTTCGACCGGGATCTCGGTCGTCATGCCCTTGCTGACTTTGTTGCTGATGCCAACAAACATCACACCTGCGCGGAACCGTTCCGAGTATGTGGTGCTCAACCACGCGGTCGCGTATCCGCCATAAGATCCTCCGCTGACACCCACACGATCCGTGTCTGCGATGCCTGCAGCGACCAATGCGTCGACTGCGTCGACCACATCATCGAACTCTTTGCCCGCAGCGTCGTGCTGACCCAGCTTCGAAAACGCAACCCCTCGGCCGGTGCTGCCGCGGTAGTTGGGGTAGAACACCGCATACCCCCGAGCTGCGGCCAACTGACCCGGGGCGGAATAGCTCGATAGCCAGCCGTTTCGGCGGTGCCCTTCGGGACCTCCGTGGACGAACACGATCAACGGAGCAGGTCCCACCTGGCTTCCCATCGGTCGAATCAGGACGCCCGAAAGCTCGAGGCCGTCCCGCGCCTGATGGCGAAAAACCTCCTGCGGCGCCAGATCCACATCCGCCAACCACGGATTGCTGTCCGTCAGACGGCGGGGTGTGGCCTCACCACGGGCCATCGCATAGACCTCTCTCGGATGTGCAGGCGACTCCCCGATCAACGCGATTCGTCCATTTTCCCGCGACAGACTGGGACGCGACATGACGGGAATTCGATCTCCGTTCTTTACCTCACCCGAAGTCGCAACGGTCTTCGACTCCCCTCCTCCGACACCAATTTCAGCCAGGCGCGTCTCTTCGCCTTCGTCTGCGACAAACATCAGCGTGGCGTTGTCCCGCCACGCGAACGAATAGATGTGTCCGTCGTGACCCGGAACGAGGTTCCGCAGCTCTCCACCGGTCGAGGGCGCTACCATCAGGCATCCCGCCGACGGGTCGTTCGGATCCTCCGCCGAAATCATGGCGATCGTCTTACCGTCAGGGCTGAACTCGAACGCGCCCAGCTTTCCCGGATTGTTGAATTGCGTTTGAACTGCACCACTCTCGGCGTCGACGATCGTTACCTTCTTGAACATCATCTCGTCGTCTACCAGCGGGCGCGGCGCGACGGCGACCGCCAGACTCCGG
The sequence above is drawn from the Acidobacteriota bacterium genome and encodes:
- a CDS encoding S9 family peptidase, producing the protein MSQFDVCRVKILNSVLVAAFLVICGSLAAEAGGGLGFEHIAAMRSVGDVVIAPNGSFVAYTLNVPRIPGVDEDGGAWRELHVVAVENGVDNTYVGGKVSVSSIRFSPDGQLITYLAKRDDDENTSLWAIPLSGGESRQLIEFETDILDYRLSPDGNTFAFVARQPKCELRSDLESKGYTQEVFEEDWLPKKVWIAPFPPFEAPVAIPTAEIDEEEIGPKALEIEGSVSQLRFSPDGRSLAVAVAPRPLVDDEMMFKKVTIVDAESGAVQTQFNNPGKLGAFEFSPDGKTIAMISAEDPNDPSAGCLMVAPSTGGELRNLVPGHDGHIYSFAWRDNATLMFVADEGEETRLAEIGVGGGESKTVATSGEVKNGDRIPVMSRPSLSRENGRIALIGESPAHPREVYAMARGEATPRRLTDSNPWLADVDLAPQEVFRHQARDGLELSGVLIRPMGSQVGPAPLIVFVHGGPEGHRRNGWLSSYSAPGQLAAARGYAVFYPNYRGSTGRGVAFSKLGQHDAAGKEFDDVVDAVDALVAAGIADTDRVGVSGGSYGGYATAWLSTTYSERFRAGVMFVGISNKVSKGMTTEIPVEDIMVHSRFPPYTNWQFSLERSPIYHIEKCRTPLLIAGGTADSRVHPSQSLQFYRGLKLIGKTPVRYVRYPGERHGNRRAASRDDYSRRLMRWMDHFVMHGETELPPWRVEYAEGVAKDVED